One part of the Anaeromyxobacter sp. Fw109-5 genome encodes these proteins:
- the nagZ gene encoding beta-N-acetylhexosaminidase, whose protein sequence is MPVSTLDRDVAGLFCVGFHGKTPSPEVLELIRRGVYGVILFGRNVESAEQVAELVAALKGAAGRPLLVSIDQEGGRVARLREPQGFTELPPMRAVGDAGDEGLAREVGALLGRELRAVGVDQDYAPIVDVDTNPANPVIGDRAFSRDPETVARLGAALAAGLQSEGVAACAKHFPGHGDTSQDSHKDLPRLPHPLARLEEVELLPFRALARAGVASMMTAHVVFEALDPRRPATLSPEVMRLLRERVGFQGCAISDDLEMKAVAEHFPLEEAAPGAVTAGVDAILVCHTTALQHRAIDLVRAAVEDGRIPRARLEEARARVARLLSYAGPAPDPRELRARLRSRAHLATAARIPRITTGNDPTVA, encoded by the coding sequence GTGCCCGTCTCCACGCTCGATCGCGACGTCGCCGGCCTGTTCTGCGTCGGCTTCCACGGCAAGACCCCGTCCCCGGAGGTGCTGGAGCTGATCCGGCGCGGCGTGTACGGCGTCATCCTGTTCGGGCGCAACGTGGAGAGCGCGGAGCAGGTGGCGGAGCTCGTCGCCGCCCTGAAGGGCGCGGCGGGCCGCCCCCTCCTCGTCTCCATCGATCAGGAGGGCGGCCGGGTGGCCCGCCTGCGCGAGCCGCAGGGGTTCACCGAGCTGCCGCCGATGCGGGCGGTGGGGGACGCGGGGGACGAGGGGCTCGCGCGCGAGGTGGGCGCGCTGCTGGGCCGCGAGCTGCGCGCGGTCGGCGTGGACCAGGACTACGCGCCCATCGTGGACGTGGACACGAACCCGGCGAATCCGGTCATCGGCGATCGCGCCTTCTCGCGCGACCCCGAGACCGTGGCGCGCCTCGGCGCCGCGCTCGCGGCGGGGCTGCAGTCCGAGGGCGTCGCCGCCTGCGCGAAGCACTTCCCCGGCCACGGCGACACGAGCCAGGACTCGCACAAGGACCTGCCGCGCCTGCCCCACCCGCTCGCGCGGCTCGAGGAGGTGGAGCTGCTGCCGTTCCGGGCGCTCGCGCGCGCGGGCGTGGCCTCGATGATGACCGCGCACGTGGTGTTCGAGGCGCTCGACCCGCGCCGGCCGGCGACGCTCTCACCCGAGGTGATGCGGCTCCTGCGCGAGCGCGTGGGCTTCCAGGGCTGCGCGATCTCCGACGACCTCGAGATGAAGGCCGTCGCCGAGCACTTCCCGCTGGAGGAGGCCGCGCCCGGCGCGGTCACGGCCGGCGTGGACGCCATCCTCGTCTGCCACACCACCGCCCTGCAGCACCGCGCCATCGACCTGGTGCGCGCGGCGGTCGAGGACGGCCGCATCCCGCGCGCGCGGCTGGAGGAGGCCCGGGCGCGCGTCGCGCGGCTCCTCTCCTACGCCGGGCCCGCCCCCGATCCGCGCGAGCTCCGCGCCCGGCTCCGCTCGCGCGCGCACCTCGCCACCGCCGCGCGCATCCCGCGGATCACCACGGGGAACGATCCGACGGTCGCGTAG
- a CDS encoding BatA domain-containing protein, whose protein sequence is MSFGFLNPALLWGLLAAAIPLAIHLFFRRRPRPTPFPAIDFILRARRETQRRLRIRKVLLFTARTLLLAAAALAIARPRAERPGEAIAAVAEGPKATAIVLDASGSMRYRLDGRALFERARADALGALAALGPDEPATAIVCGGGTPVAEPPGFDRAAVRTALERAEAWAGHSDLSACVGAAVRALASAEAQAGLGKHVVVATDLAASAWRLDAPPPALEGPEGRVLPEVTVQDAARGAALPNLAVVGLDAEPDPAAGPRGYRVTAVVSSAEGAARKDVPLQLSAGAGPAAKVAIRAFVDLPAGGTVRKGLSHAFPQGGPAVLQVALPEDPLPLDDARAVTLVVPREVRALVVDGAPSPVRYRDEAYFVESALASPASPVRPKLVDADAFPAEDLSKYDVVFLLNVRGVGPKAAELERFVENGGGLFVALGDQVDPEAYDRELAKLLPMPLHVVKTAAQPAEGASRAARFADVAWDHPALSVFQGEAREGLLGTRTFRYVLAKPGPKGAPPRVLASFDDGSPALVEGRRGRGRVLLFTSSADRDWTDWPIRTSFLPAMQRFAGFLAGGLEERREPALAVGAQRTIRPEPGERLVALVGPDGRERGEAELERMGLREGERGGLVLTPGEPGLWQVKVQAQGRGEPRVEPRLAFSVSPDPRESDTRRVEPAELTAYFGGAKHAKVEGDAQAAGGGRAIPLWSILLALALGAFFLEGLLISGR, encoded by the coding sequence ATGAGCTTCGGCTTCCTGAACCCCGCGCTGCTCTGGGGGCTGCTCGCGGCGGCCATCCCGCTCGCGATCCACCTGTTCTTCCGCCGCCGCCCGCGGCCGACGCCGTTCCCGGCCATCGACTTCATCCTCCGCGCGCGCCGCGAGACGCAGCGCCGCCTGCGCATCCGCAAGGTGCTCCTCTTCACCGCGCGTACGCTGCTGCTCGCCGCCGCCGCCCTCGCCATCGCGCGGCCGCGCGCCGAGCGGCCCGGCGAGGCGATCGCCGCGGTGGCCGAGGGGCCGAAGGCGACCGCGATCGTGCTCGACGCCTCGGGCTCCATGCGCTACCGGCTCGACGGCCGCGCGCTGTTCGAGCGCGCCCGCGCCGACGCGCTCGGCGCCCTCGCGGCGCTCGGGCCCGACGAGCCCGCCACCGCGATCGTCTGCGGCGGCGGCACCCCCGTCGCGGAGCCGCCCGGGTTCGACCGCGCCGCGGTGCGCACCGCGCTCGAGCGCGCCGAGGCCTGGGCGGGCCACTCCGACCTCAGCGCCTGCGTGGGGGCGGCGGTGCGCGCCCTGGCGAGCGCCGAGGCGCAGGCCGGGCTGGGCAAGCACGTGGTGGTGGCGACCGACCTCGCGGCCAGCGCCTGGAGGCTCGACGCGCCGCCGCCCGCCCTCGAGGGGCCGGAGGGGCGCGTCCTCCCCGAGGTGACGGTCCAGGACGCCGCGCGCGGCGCGGCGCTGCCGAACCTGGCGGTGGTCGGCCTCGACGCGGAGCCGGATCCCGCCGCCGGCCCGCGCGGCTACCGGGTCACCGCGGTGGTGTCGAGCGCGGAGGGCGCGGCGCGGAAGGACGTGCCGCTCCAGCTCTCGGCCGGCGCCGGGCCGGCCGCCAAGGTCGCCATCCGCGCCTTCGTCGATCTCCCCGCCGGCGGCACCGTCCGCAAGGGGCTCTCCCACGCCTTCCCGCAGGGGGGGCCGGCGGTGCTCCAGGTCGCGCTGCCCGAGGATCCGCTCCCCCTCGACGACGCGCGCGCCGTGACGCTCGTCGTGCCGCGCGAGGTGCGGGCGCTCGTGGTGGACGGCGCGCCCTCGCCGGTGCGCTACCGCGACGAGGCCTACTTCGTGGAGTCGGCGCTCGCCTCGCCCGCGTCGCCGGTCCGGCCGAAGCTCGTGGACGCCGACGCGTTCCCCGCCGAGGACCTCTCGAAGTACGACGTGGTGTTCCTCCTCAACGTGCGGGGCGTCGGCCCGAAGGCGGCGGAGCTCGAGCGCTTCGTGGAGAACGGCGGCGGCCTCTTCGTCGCGCTCGGCGACCAGGTCGATCCCGAGGCCTACGACCGCGAGCTGGCGAAGCTCCTCCCGATGCCGCTCCACGTCGTGAAGACCGCCGCCCAGCCCGCCGAGGGGGCGTCGAGGGCGGCGCGCTTCGCGGACGTGGCCTGGGATCACCCGGCGCTGTCGGTCTTCCAGGGCGAGGCGCGCGAGGGCCTCCTCGGCACGCGCACCTTCCGCTACGTGCTCGCGAAGCCGGGGCCGAAGGGCGCGCCGCCGCGCGTGCTCGCGAGCTTCGACGACGGCTCGCCCGCGCTGGTGGAGGGACGGCGCGGCCGGGGGCGGGTCCTGCTCTTCACCTCCAGCGCCGACCGCGACTGGACCGACTGGCCGATCCGCACGAGCTTCCTCCCCGCGATGCAGCGGTTCGCCGGCTTCCTGGCGGGCGGGCTGGAGGAGCGGCGCGAGCCGGCGCTCGCGGTCGGAGCGCAGCGGACGATCCGGCCGGAGCCCGGCGAGCGGCTCGTCGCGCTCGTGGGTCCGGACGGCCGCGAGCGCGGCGAGGCGGAGCTCGAGCGGATGGGGCTGCGCGAGGGCGAGCGCGGGGGGCTCGTGCTCACGCCGGGCGAGCCTGGCCTGTGGCAGGTGAAGGTGCAGGCGCAGGGCAGAGGCGAGCCGCGCGTCGAGCCGCGCCTCGCGTTCTCGGTCTCACCGGATCCGCGCGAGTCCGACACCCGGCGCGTCGAGCCGGCCGAGCTGACCGCGTACTTCGGCGGCGCCAAGCACGCGAAGGTGGAGGGGGACGCGCAGGCCGCCGGCGGGGGCCGGGCCATCCCGCTCTGGTCCATCCTCCTCGCCCTCGCCCTCGGCGCGTTCTTCCTGGAGGGGCTGCTCATCAGCGGCAGGTGA